TATTATTTGTTAACAAAATATCAGTTAGGGTATATAATAAAGGTATCTAAAGAAAGGGGGATTTAAATGCAATTTTTAGTTATTTTAGCTGTAGTAGCAATTATAATAGCTGCCGATAAGGTAAAAAAGCAAAAAATTAAAAAGAAATATGATGAAAATGTGATTGAAATTGAACCAAATAAAAAGAAATTGAATCTAAATATTAATACCAAGGTTATTTGGGCCATAGCCATAGTAGCTTTATTAGTACTAGCTTCACTTTCTAGTGTTTATACTGTTGATCAAACTGAATTTGCAGTGCTTACAACCTTTGGAAAACCAAGCAATGAAATAGTTGGTTCTGGGCTTAAGTTTAAATTACCTTATCCTATACAAAAGGTACATAAGTTATCAAAGGAAACCTTCTCTTTGACACTGGGATATACAGAAAAAGGAGAACAGATGCAGACAAACGTAGCAGAATCTAAGATGATAACTGGTGACGAGAACATAGTATTAGCAGATTTAGAGGTTCAATGGAAAATAGTTGACCCTATAGCATTCTTATATAATACAAGTAATCCTGAAACTATATTAAAAAATGCAACTTCCTCATCTCTAAGAACAGTAGTAGGAAGTGCCACAGTAGATGATGCACTAACAGACGGTAGAACTAAGATAATAAATGATATTAGAGAAAATCTAATTGAGCTTATAAATCATTACAACTTAGGTATATCAATAATAAATGTAAATCTGCAAGACGTAGATTTACCAACTGCAGAAGTAGATGCTGCCTTTAAATCAGTTACAGATGCTAGAGAAGAGAGGATAACAAAAATAAACGAAGCAAATAAATATAGAAATGAGAAGATTAATCAAGTACAAGGTGAGCAAGCTGCTATACTTAGTAAGGCAGAGGGTGAAAAAATTAGTAAAGTAGAAAAAGCTAAGGGAGATGTAGCTCAATTTAATGCTATTTACTCAGAATATAAAAACAACCCAGATACTACTAGACATAGATTGATAATAGAAGCATTAGAGATAGCTTTCAAGGATGCAAGAGTTATAA
This genomic stretch from Proteiniborus sp. DW1 harbors:
- the hflK gene encoding FtsH protease activity modulator HflK, whose protein sequence is MQFLVILAVVAIIIAADKVKKQKIKKKYDENVIEIEPNKKKLNLNINTKVIWAIAIVALLVLASLSSVYTVDQTEFAVLTTFGKPSNEIVGSGLKFKLPYPIQKVHKLSKETFSLTLGYTEKGEQMQTNVAESKMITGDENIVLADLEVQWKIVDPIAFLYNTSNPETILKNATSSSLRTVVGSATVDDALTDGRTKIINDIRENLIELINHYNLGISIINVNLQDVDLPTAEVDAAFKSVTDAREERITKINEANKYRNEKINQVQGEQAAILSKAEGEKISKVEKAKGDVAQFNAIYSEYKNNPDTTRHRLIIEALEIAFKDARVIIVDDGGNTVKYVPLEELLKRGGN